The Prochlorococcus sp. MIT 1300 genome has a window encoding:
- a CDS encoding non-canonical purine NTP pyrophosphatase gives MTKPLLTIASGNPKKVTEIESMLGPLPIDFQRQPAGLEVEETGSTYLENALLKASAAAKLTGTYALADDSGLEVDVLDGAPGIYSARYANTNEDKLRKLLNAIGETPYRSARFRSAIVLCDAQGNLLEEAEGVCWGELLRSPAYPGGEFESLLWVREANCTYGELTYAQLSRLGSRGKAARELGPALKQRLGI, from the coding sequence GTGACTAAGCCACTACTAACTATTGCTAGTGGGAACCCCAAAAAGGTCACCGAAATAGAGAGCATGTTGGGGCCACTCCCTATTGATTTCCAACGTCAACCCGCAGGCCTAGAGGTTGAAGAGACAGGCTCAACTTATTTAGAGAATGCACTTTTAAAAGCAAGTGCTGCAGCAAAATTGACCGGTACTTATGCATTGGCTGATGATTCAGGACTCGAAGTAGATGTTCTTGATGGTGCTCCAGGGATTTATTCCGCCCGTTATGCAAATACCAACGAAGACAAACTTCGGAAATTATTAAACGCTATTGGCGAGACCCCCTATAGAAGCGCAAGATTTCGGAGTGCGATTGTTCTATGTGATGCACAAGGAAATCTTTTAGAAGAAGCTGAAGGGGTGTGTTGGGGTGAATTACTAAGGTCCCCTGCCTATCCAGGAGGAGAATTTGAATCTTTGCTGTGGGTTCGAGAGGCTAACTGCACTTATGGAGAACTAACCTATGCACAACTTTCAAGACTAGGTAGTCGAGGAAAAGCAGCTCGAGAACTGGGACCAGCCCTTAAGCAAAGACTAGGAATTTGA